A region from the Aegilops tauschii subsp. strangulata cultivar AL8/78 chromosome 5, Aet v6.0, whole genome shotgun sequence genome encodes:
- the LOC109777963 gene encoding uncharacterized protein has translation MSSEELTTSLSALAVASQAPMASQIGSSGDLSSEGGAQVTCFSEDLHDVTLHFQIIRFSKQIYAWIGCNNSAKFGHLYAAATTRLGDGVSVTSVLGGTSDNTGSSMARRLVLKTGLNIILACNIPKDSPMLEAAAERKLVEKLRSLGYIRSKTGEANASTTPLSATH, from the exons ATGTCTTCAGAGGAGCTCACAACAAGCTTGTCAGCTTTGGCGGTGGCTTCACAGGCCCCGATGGCCAGCCAAATCGGTTCTTCAGGTGATCTGTCTTCTGAAGGTGGGGCGCAGGTCACTTGTTTCAGTGAGGACCTGCACGACGTCACGCTCCATTTCCAGATCATAAGGTTCTCTAAGCAG ATCTATGCATGGATAGGATGCAACAACTCGGCAAAGTTTGGCCATTTATATGCTGCTGCAACCACTCGGCTG GGTGATGGAGTGAGTGTCACATCTGTACTTGGAGGAACATCTGATAACACTGGATCAAGCATGGCCCGCCGCTTAG TGCTGAAGACAGGTCTGAATATAATTTTAGCATGTAACATTCCGAAGGACAGCCCCATGCTTGAG GCTGCTGCAGAGAGGAAACTTGTAGAGAAGCTGAGAAGTTTAGGCTATATCAGATCTAAAACAGGAGAGGCTAACGCTTCCACAACTCCTTTATCCGCAACACACTGA
- the LOC109777949 gene encoding uncharacterized protein, producing the protein MKLVWCPETASQAFIAGVSALSESEHSPAGSAGVAELVSAMVGGWNAQLVVEAPEVSATDSATTSLALAAAAQRTGGRYARVLADADRVMAGLDGVDFLVVDARRRDATAVLAAARPGARGMVVVRHGDGRRRGTKALEASMAAGTRIVRSVYLPVDKGVEVLHVGVGKGPSIQARRSPRVSSRWIRHVDQETGEEHLFRRQ; encoded by the coding sequence ATGAAGCTGGTGTGGTGCCCGGAGACCGCGTCCCAGGCCTTCATCGCCGGCGTCAGCGCCCTGTCAGAATCCGAGCACAGCCCCGCGGGGTCGGCGGGCGTGGCCGAGCTCGTCTCCGCCATGGTCGGGGGATGGAACGCGCAGCTTGTCGTCGAGGCGCCGGAGGTCTCGGCCACCGACTCGGCTACCACGAGcctcgccctcgccgccgccgcccagcgcACGGGTGGCCGCTACGCGCGCGTGCTGGCGGACGCGGACCGGGTCATGGCGGGGCTGGATGGCGTGGACTTCCTGGTGGTCGACGCGCGGAGGCGGGACGCCACTGCCGTGCTAGCGGCGGCCAGGCCCGGGGCGAGAGGGATGGTGGTGGTGCGCCACGGCGACGGAAGGCGGCGTGGCACGAAGGCGCTCGAAGCGTCCATGGCGGCAGGAACGAGGATCGTGCGGTCCGTGTACCTGCCGGTCGACAAGGGCGTCGAGGTCCTGCACGTCGGCGTGGGCAAGGGGCCGAGCATACAGGCCCGGCGCAGCCCGAGAGTGTCGAGCCGCTGGATCCGGCACGTCGACCAGGAAACCGGCGAGGAGCACCTCTTCCGCCGGCAGTAA